Genomic DNA from Prunus persica cultivar Lovell chromosome G1, Prunus_persica_NCBIv2, whole genome shotgun sequence:
ttttattgttgCAATTCaaattagttttattttcttgcataatataatattttttcttgcactttcaattatttatttttaatagatcatacaagcacaaatgtggtttggtgccatggggcaaggcaaaaaaaatttcgtgcATTTCCAATGTTGGGAAGTTGTGAAGGATTGTTCGAGATTTAAAATTATTCTCACCGGTCCTTCGGTTGTGTTGAATGAGACACCACTCCATGATTCACCATCAACCGATTCGTCATTGGATCCCCAATGGAAACGGAGTCACCACTCCCACGTCCGCCGAGACCgattgggagaaaggcggcaaaggccaagagaAGGGCCACTTCGAACATTGATTGTGTTCAAATATTCgagcaaatagctaagaacaaCTCTCTAAGATTGGAGAGAGACTTGAGGAGAGATGAAGCGGACAAGGCACGATTGGAAGCCTTTGCAATTGAAAAGcaacatgcaaaagaaaaagacgacgatgagagagagatgaaaatcatggccatggatacgagccatatgtctcatgaaacaaaggcctattggaagcataaatgaagggatgtgatgagaagaaaacttttccatgacgacggacctagcaatacggattggctaaatgatgaaaaccattagattgtattgttgtatttttttataattgttgtattttttttaaattgttgtattatcctttaatttgttgtattgtttcttttttattcaatcaaaaaagcattctataattggactatttattaaaaacatttgagcattcctcacaaagattaattaaaaacaaaccttcatttattgcaaacaacacacaaaacaaaccacacataaaaacataataataaaaaagacctcgcaataattccacaaaacaccacacacaaaaacaaagcataattaaaaacaaagcataattccaaacaaagcacGAATCTAGCcttcatccattgtgattgcctttcatctgccacaagtgctcgatcaagtcaacttgacgtctttcgtgaacatatgaagattgcatttcttgataacgatcaatcatggggttgttgaatcGACCATCCTGAAGTAACGGTTCGGGCTCCATTGGTAGTCCATTTGGTCTCATcggcctttcatatattcttgtcaatgCCGTGTTCATAGGATCgggttcaaacacctctggagcatcgtagtcatactcatcctccacaatcatgttgtggaggatgatgcaagtcatcataatactcctcagcacctcctcgtctagcatccgagcagcacccctgataattgcccaacgagcttgcaagataccgaaacacctttccacatctttcctgtaaccttcttgaaaggaagcaaagcttctttccttctcggattggggattcaaaattgttttcacgaatgtcgtccacctaggataaattccgTCGGCAAGGTAGTATGCACCAGagtatacggtattgttgatttggtatgtGACCTGAGGGGAATGACCTCGCAATACCTCGtcgaacaccggggattgaccaaggacattaaggtcattctgagatccggcaaccccaaaaaaggcatgccaaacccaagtgtcgaatgaagctacggcctccaaaatgatacttttttggcccttccgATTCCCATACTCTCCTTGCCACGTagtaggacaattcttccattgccaatgCATGCAATCGATGCTTCCGATCATTcctgggaaacctcgagcctagcctttttgtagaagtctttgcaggtccctcggagtgggtttgcgaaggtactccctcgtgtacaaattttccactgcatcaaagaatctcaccaagcactctaggatagtaGATTTTCTcatccttgcaatctcatccacctgctctgcagatgccccataagcaagcatccgcaaagcagctgtaagtttttgctccgggataagacccaaaaactccaacagcatcatgcttttgaatgaagtatgtgtcgtaattacaaatatcatgcatgattttttggaacaaatgtggctgcattctatatctctctcgaaacttatgagcaggatataacgaatttgggataaagtaatcctccaagagattcttaccccgagactctctgcgtctgtccacattcgggGCACGACGACGATGGTGTTGGCTTGATTGATTCATCATACACACCGCCGCTACTTCaagcatttcttcctcttcttcattggcgtcccgatcttcttcctcacgtctacgccggatttcttctcattctttctgttgcctctccaacaccctccTGAAGTTTGATATTGAGAGTataatgtgttttgtaaaatttgatAAATGAAGGAATATATCAGAGATTGTGTGAGAGGAGTGGTgttgatggtgtagttttatagaggaattcagaagatagagatgacacgtggcataattttagagggtgaaaatcttatctgaaatctgagatcactatttgtaaaaaaatatctgaaaatcttatcagacatgggacacgtggcacaattttagagggtgaaaatcttatctgaaatatgagattataattttttaaaaatatctgaaaatcttatctgacatgggacacgtggcacaattttagagggtgaaaattttatcggaaatctgagattataatttgtattaatgaatatccgaaaattttatctggaataagacacgtggcaaccgagattctcatccgaaaatcttattcgaaaatttaattacaaaagattatcaaaattaatgatttaaagtataaaaaaataggaaataaagtacaatgaatagtaattgccctagacttgccctagactttgcccttgtgggtggaaccacaaatggcaaggctgacactattcacgtgaatagtgacagcccttgcttgcccttgccttagactttgccctaaggggtggagttgctctaatacCAATCATAAAccagatttttctttttacatgaatttgtgccatcttttcagattttggatttcatcaaaatctttaatttcataataCCAATCATAAACTAGTACTCGTTGCGTTATTCATGAGCACCAAGCAATACGAAGACTTTTCTACGTCTGATAAGGGTTGAATATAGTGAGtaaggtgtacttattaaaattttatttgtttcacaattcaatatatcttttttggtcattttatattaaggTAAATGAgcaattcaataaatagttttggTAGTAGGgtatactcagttaattttagggttcgtttagcagcactctagtAAAATAGTGTTATTCCCGTTTTACACAAGTGTTACTTATGTGGAAATGAGATAACACTGTTTTATTATTCTCGACCAATCAGAGTATGTCACACGTGATAATTTTTCTACTTGTCATACCATGATTGATCGAAAATATCCCTGTTTCACACAAGTTTTTTTGAATTTAGAGAGGCTCTAATAATCATGACCTGTACAACTCCTTAACAAAATGATTCCCACATGGGAAAGTATTTTGAAAATCTGAAAGATGAATATATGAAGTGTTGTCTCTTTCCAGTGTGGTCCTGGAAAATAGTGAATAGGAAGTTGTGTCTTTGATACCGGATCCAGATATTGCGGGTTGGGTTGAGCTCAGCAGAAGCTAATTCTTTCAAGGTGTGGTGGTGGGAGTTTGCTTAATGAAAAGCCTTCCTTAGACATCTGATTTTTCTGATTGCAGTTTTATAAGTATAGCATACgatgtttttttgttctgatttttctgaatttttggaATGGTTCCCTAATAATATCAATGACGCAAAAGTCATATTCCAAATGGATATAATGACATAAACGATTATTGAGTAAGTAGAACAAATTCCATAAGCAGACAATTTACCTCCTTTCATGACAATGGACCAGCACATAATAACTTCTTAAAAAATCCATAAAAGTATGTTCTCATTAGAATTCCCTTATAATCTTCCATCAGGGTATGAGAATATTGGATTAATTGATCAGGGCCATGCATGGTATCTTCTACTATTCCCCTATCTATTCTATAATATGAAGACAGGAAATTGTTATCACATCAGAGGAACTTAATCAAGAACCTGATACTGTCAACATGAAACAAGAACCAAGACTCAAACTATTCCACCATCCTCTATATAAACACATGCATGATGTGCTCCTCCAGCTTTGTCAAGAATTGAAAtaggagaaggaagaaagggCACCAACCAGAGGAGGTGATGGCACAGGTGGCATGTAATGATCTTAGGGGAATTTACAAGAAGTTCAAGCCACACCTCCTCATGGTTTTAGCTCAGATGGGCTATACATTTCTGTATTTTATCACAGAAGCTTCCTTCAATCATGGGATGAACCCTCATGTCTACATAACTTATCGACATATTGTGGGCGGTGTAGTGATGTTCCCTTTTGCCTATGTTCTTGAAAGGTATAATAGGGCAACATTCTTTTGTCAAATATCTGGCATGTTATGTCATATTAAAACTACCATCATGCGTTGAACTGTGTGTCCATTCAATCAATTATCTAGCAAGATCAACAGTTTAGAAACATAACATCTCAGACGGTCTGGTACGAGAATATTTTTGCTTCTACACATAACTTTTAACATTTCTACATGCATATTGTCATTTAAGTTATGCGTTTAACTATTAATCTTTGATTCTCCTCCTGCAGAAAAGACAGACCAAAGCTCACATTAGCTCTTTTCTTGgaactttttgttctttcgCTTCTGGGGTAAGGACATGCAGAACCCATATATGTTTCTGGATAAAGGCAAAAATAAAGAGCTAGCTAATTAAGTGTCTTTGTCAATGGCTGCAGGGTGGGTTTGACTTTAAACATGTACTTTGCAAGCTTAAGATATACCTCTCCTACATTCCTTGCATCAATAATCAACACCATAGCTTCCGTAACTTTTGTAATTGCGATTGTACTCAGGTTAGTGAACCTCTTAATTAATCCAGAAATCCGAAGCATCAAGTCATGTTTTACCCTTGATAAATTACCTTTGAATTCAGGTTGGAGGTTCTTAATCTTCGAAATCCTCGTGGGTTAGCGAAAGTTTTGGGAACCCTCGTCTCCTTAGCTGGTGTAATGACCATGACATTGTACAAGGGGCCTATTGTGAGAAATTTATGGCATCCATTAATCCATGTCGAAGGAAAATTCTCCATCCATGAGAACTGGTTGAAGGGTTCAATTCTTACTGTTGCAAGCTGCATATCATGGTCTATCTGGTACATTATGCAGGTTTTAGCCCTTACTCAAACCTATATTGTACATTGTGAAACATACACAACTATTACATATATGTGACACTAAAGATGGAATTTCTGATAATTCATAAGGTGATCTTGAAATAATtttctgataaaaaaaaatgtaggcAATTACATTGAAAAGATATCCTGCACAACTGTCACTGACTACATGGATGAGCTTTATAGGGGCAGCACAATCAGCTGTCTTCACAGTGTGTATAGAACATAGACGAGCTGCTTGGACAATTGGATTCAACATCGACCTCTGGTCCATATTATATGCTGTAAGTCTAATAAGAAAGTATGAAATGTTGCTTTACAGTAAGATTGATTGTTCTAATGTGGGTGGTGTATGGCAGGGAGTAGTGTGCTCTGGTCTTATAATCTTCATTCAACTATGGTGCACAGAAGAGAAGGGGCCAGTTTTCGTGACCATGTTTAATCCCGTTTCAACAATATTGGTGGCTGTTCTAGCATACTTCGTCCTCGGTGAAAGACTTTATACCGGCAGGTAACGTTTTGCATTATTCACCCTAATGCGCATTTACAGGTAGTTTCATGTATCTAGAGTTTAACCAAGGCATTGCAGGTATGCAAGGTTTCCTCATTGTCCAAAATGAAAACTTAGTATAATACATCAATAAAAGCAGTTTCCAGTTACTACTTTCAAGTAGTGGGTGCGCATGCGCATCCAATTGGGTAGACGGATCACATTTTCATGCCACATAAGTGAATCGCATTATGTGACACATAGGATCCATTTGTTatactttaattattattaccAATTAGTAATTGAAACTTAACGTATCACATAATTTGATTCACTAATGTAGTCTAAAAATATGATTATTCGCTAATTCGTCCAAATGTATGATTGTTTTAGCATTAATATATCCAATTTTAACTGCGAGAGTGGGTTAAAAGTAGAGGGAGGTAGTGGCTTGGATGTTCTAACAGTTCATATGTGGTTTGTTGATCAGCATACTAGGGGCATTTATTGTCATCCTTGGCCTGTACTTGCTGTTGTGGGGAaaagaaggagatgaagtATACATCAAGTCAGAAGAGTCCTCTTATCAAACAACATATGAAGAGCACAAGGATAATAACATACAGAAAATCACTTCAGCTAAGAAGGATGTGCTACATGGTGAACCCTAAAGGTTAGATTGGATCATTCCCTAGAATCCATTGAGAGAGGGAATCGAAAACCAATAAAACTgtgaacaagaagaagatgatgaaagtAACAAGAAAAGTTGTGCGAGCAAACAAGGGAGGAAGAGAAAGGAAGTCCGCTTTAAACTTGCTCATACACAAGCTGCAGGAACCCATGGCTCGCTCGAAAAAGTGTCCATTGATTAATGCATCATTTTTCCTATAGAAGTCTACTTTAAACTTCCTTATGTTTGAGCAGGACACTTTCTGTGTCATTTGTAATATTTTGTTAGctcttttatttatggaaTGCGATCTTGGCATAGGGTCTGCAGCAGCAAGAGAAGTGTTATTTACAATTGTGTCAACAACAAATGGTTACCAAAATAAGTCAGTGGAAGCAGATGGATGTTGGCTTAGTGTTTGGTTACTGGCAGGTGAAAGTTAGAGAACCCCAATATGCCTTCTTTAAACACATTGTCATCCCTTATTATTAACCCATTAATTTGTCTCTTTAACTAAATTTAGAGGCTATTAATCATGATCTGCAGAAATTCCTTAACCAAAATGATTCCCACTTGGGAAAGTAAGTATTTTCTTAATCTGAAAGATGCATGTTTGAGTTGTTGTCTGTTTTCAGTGTGGTCCTGGAAATAGTGAGTGGGAAGTTGTGTGCTCAGCAGAAGCTTCTCTTTCGAAGTGTGGTGTGGTGGGCGTTATTGCTTTCGTAAAACTAAAAAGCCTAACTTCTTCAGacatctgatttttctttctcttttttttttggtatataGGCATCTGATTTTTCAGATCGCAGTTTGTTAAGTACTGCACGCAATGTGACCCTATGCTgtcatgaaaaaataaaaaaaattgaagtagGGGGACaaaataatttcttattaAAGAAGGTGTTATCCACACTCTCGCAATGCTTTTAAGAAAGCATTATTCGTACTACTGTAGTATTCTATAATCAATCATATACAAGGATGTTTTAGTGCATAAACCAAATTTATGGATGCATGATTTTCACTCACATCAATAATAAAGTCTTCAGTTGTAATAAGATTCTCGAATAATTCCCCGAAATCTATGGTGCAAAAATCATATTCCAAATTACATAcccaatattattatattgagCAATTTAATCAAGAACCTGATACTGTCAACATGAAACAAGAATCAAGACTCAACTATTCTATTACCCTCTATATGAAGAGAACATGCATGATGTGCTCCTCCATCTTGTCAAGAATTGAAACTTCAGAAGGACGAAAGGGACCAACCAGTGGAGGTTATGGCACAGGAGGCATGTAGTAACTTTGGGGGAGTTTACAGGAAGTTCAAGCCACACCTCCTCATGGTTTTAGCCCAGGTGGCCTCTACATTTCTATATTTTCTCACAGAAGCTTCTTTCAATCATGGGATGAACCCTCATGTCTACATAACATATGGACATATTGTGTCCGGCCTAGTGATGTTCCCTTTTGCCTATGTTCTTGAAAGGTAAATATATGCATAAAGTTGCCTTTGTACTTATAGGGTAACATTCTTTTGCAAGATATTTGGTGTCATCAATTTAGCACTGTATGTTAAACTAAGAGTCTATCCAATCAACATTGATCTAGTTAGATTTACTGTCTAGCAACATAACATGACAAACTGTTTAATAAGAGAACATTTTTCTATGTCAATCATGATAACTCCAACAATTCTACCTATTTTGTCATAGGTTTATTTATCGATCTTTAATTCTCCTCCTGCAGAAAACAGAGACCAAAGCTCACAATTGCTCTTTTCTTGgaactttttgttctttctcttcttgggTAAACACATATAGAAACCTTATATGCTTCTGATAAAGGAACAAAATAAATGGCTAATTAAGTGTCTTTTCCAATGGTTGCAGGGTGGGTTTGACTTTAAACATGTACTTTGCAAGCTTAAGATAACACCTCTCCGACCTTCATTGCATCAATGGTGAACACCATAGCTTCCCTAACCTTTGTCATTGCAGTTGTACTCAGTTTAGTATACCTTTTCATCCATAAATCCAAAGAATAATTCGCATTTTAtccttaataaattaattattaactcAGGTTGGAGGTTCTTGATCTTCGAAGTCCTCGAGGGTTAGAGAAAGTTTTGGGAACCCTCGTCTCCTTAGCCGGTGTAATCACCATGACATTGTACAAGGGGTCTATGCAGGGCCGTCcctgagattttgagggcccTGTGCGAAACTTAAATTAGGGCCTCGCATAATCTAATACGAAAATACTATAAAAATTTGCCATAACTTAATgtcataaacaattttttttttataactaaaattcaccatcaataaatatgcactgaaaatcagaaattaaattcataaatatttaaatattttcatcaattgtAGCATGTGATTCTCTAACAATGAATCTATCAAGAGCtcgagtccaagagattgtggtcacccaccgttggactacagggtccaagagatcaagactGCATGTAATATATAGAATAGATTGAAATTTAGATACATACCtgaatttgaaaaaagaacGAAAGAGAAATTGATTAATAATGATGATTACTTACCAGAAAATCAGAgtttaagagaaagaagaagtcaTGAAGCTTTTTTTGTGGTGCTAGCCAGTAGAACGACATCAAGGAGCATCGAACTCGGGCCCTTTTGCCAAAGAGAGATGTGCTCCATCCAACTCCCCTGAATACGCTGTTGTGCAAATATCCAGAcgttatattatatatacgattcatataatattaatatatatataatataaataatttttttttcggggGCCCTTAAGAATCGGGGGCCTTGTACGGTGGCGCCACTTGCACCACCCCAGGCCGCCCCTGAGTCTATGGTGAGATATTTATGGCGTCCATTGATCCATATTCAAGGGAAATCCTCCATCCATGAGAACTGATTCAAGGGTTCAATTCTAACTGTTGCATGCTGCATAACATGGTCTATATGGTACATTATGCAGGTTTTAGCCCTCACTCAACTATATGGCACCTACTGAGGTGTACACAACTATTACAAATGTGTATACATATAGCACGATCTCATATTCACCGATTaactacaaaataaaataaaacaatgcaGGCAATCACGTTGGAAAGATATCCTGCTCAACTGTCACTGACAACATGGATGGGCTTCATAGGGGCAGCACAACCAGCTGTCTTCACAGTGTGCATAGAACATAGACGGGCAGCTTGGGCAATTGGATTCAACATTGACCTCTGGTCCTATTATATTCTGTGAGTATAATAAGTGGTAAATATGAAATGTTGCATTAAAAAAGGGAATCATAAGATTCTTCTAATGCGGGGGCCTATATGGCAGGGAGCTGTGTGCTCCGGTCTAAAAATCTTCGTTCAACTATGGTGCACAGAAAAGAAAGGACCAGTTTTTGTGGCCATGTTTGATCCCGTTTCAATAGTATTTGTGGCTCTTCTAGCTTACTTTGTCCTCGGTGAAAGACTTTATACGGGCAGCTAATTTTTCACACTATAATGCATTTACAAGTAATTGCACGTATCTAGAGTTTAACTAATGCATTTACGAGTAATTGCACATATCTAGAGTTTAACTAAGACATCAACCCAATAAAGACTCTgtatgcaaaacaaaaactttgtAAAATGCATCCAATTGGGTTAAGGGATTACATTTTCAATCCACGTTGTGTGACAAGTAGGATCCATATGTTACATTAATTTTCCTTGCCAATTAGTCACATAATTTGGTGTGGAAGGAGGTAATTCTAAAACTTCATGTGTGGTTTGTTCAGCATAGTAGGGGCATTTAGTGTCATCCTTGGCCTATACTTGCTATTGTGGGGAAAAGAAAGTGATGAAGTTTACATCAACTCAGAAGAGCACAAGGATAAAAACATACAGAAAATCACTTCAGCTAAGACCGATGTGCTACATGATGAACCATAAAGATTAGATTGGATCCTTCCCTGGAATCCTTTGAGAGGGAATTCACAAATCGAAATTCAGAAGCAATCAAacctaaaagaagaagatgaaggcaGCAAGAAAAGTTGAGTGAGCAAATATGGGAGCAGGAGAAAGATTCCAGATTCCAAGGCAGCAGAGACTGTACGCTACTAATTTCTGCTACAAATTCCAAATTGATTAAAGATTCCAAATTCACCTTTCCACAAAATTCCATCTATTGTTTTGCttgttatatttatttgtttggaTCTTATTTATTCAAGCAATCCTCAAATTTCATCAACTTCAATATATGCACAATGCAGTTAGAAACATCAGAAAGTTAAAAACCAACACTGGACCATCTTACAGAAAAATATGGTGAACACTGGACATTACTAATTGTTTTAATCCCAAAATGCCTTCTAGCTACATTTAACAATTCTGACACAGACTTGCCACCAGCCAACCTAAATCAGGCAATTGAAACAGTGCTGACAAATAGATTGCCAACAAGCAATAAGATTGTCAGTAAATGTAAATGAAGGCATCTAAATTATCCAAATACTTGATGAAACATCTAAGCAGCAGGGGGCCGAAGTTCATGATCACGAGATGTATCACGGACCGATGGAGGTAAATAATGCCACATTGGAACCAGACTATAGCTAGGATACATTGCCATCTTGCTTGCCCCGGGATGATATGCAGCTGGGACTGCTGGGTGGGTTGGAACAAACCCAGAAGGTGAAATTGCCATACCTTTCAACTGCTGCTCCAACCTTTCTTTATCTGCTTTCAGTACAAGTTTCTCTTCACGGAGTTCATTCTTCTCTGCCTGTCATAGGCAAGAGCAGTCAACAAAGTGAGTACTCAAAACTTCTCAAGTAGTAAAACTGAAATATAGGGAGAGTTTGAACCATCTAACAACCACCCTGATTCTAAATTCCAAATTGTACCTCAAGAGTTCAAAATAACCTTATGTTTCATTTGAAATTGAGGAATTTTAGTCTAAATTGATCAAACCCTACCaatacataaatatttgaaTCTGACAAAAGTTTCTCTTTCACTAAAACGTATTTTGTACACGGATTTTAAATGATGCATTGTACCTAgttatttcaaattcaaaatattgCATTAGTCATTTTGAACAtgttgtactttttttttttttaatgaatactCCAACAAATGTAGAGTTAATCTTGAAATTTCAATCTTGTGTCTTAATTTATATCTGGTCATTTTGAACATgttgtaatttctttttaggAATACTCCAACAAATGTAGACTTAATCTTGAAATTTCAATCTTGTGTCTTAATCCGTGCATCCGAATGCACCTTTAAGTAATTCATGCCTctgattaaaaacaaaagattgaAAACCAGTCCATCATCGCAATGCAATGGGAGAGAAGTCAAGGTCAAAGAAAGAACCTGACCTAATGTTATGATGGATGAATAAAAGCTTACAAGAAAGTTATATAGGGATTCTACACACTTGAAAGGGGTATCTTGAATAGTTACGACTGTAAATTATGATAATAAAGGATAAGTTTTGGGTGGAACGAATCTTTTATAGAATCAACTTATACATGGTACAAATCAGGTCATTGTTGAAATGATTTATTGTATAATCTCCAGCCGAGAGGAGCTTGTCCAAGGTATCAAGTGAAGCAAAAGGGATGTTTGGAATTTTACCCGAGTTTACCACAAACCACATGGAAACAAATAATACtttaaaatcaatcataaAATCCTATCATAACTTTAAGATCATCTGAAGCAATTTTCTGTTCATTTTCAATCAACTCAAATAAGTTTGAAATACTAGATAGCAGAGATGGCTCAAAAGGATTAGCTGAATGAAAAGAATATTGCTTTCAAACTCAGTGTTATTTGTCTTCTCCAACACTATAATTGAATGAATGAAGATGATCTAAAGCCTATCATGGCTACTTTCATTCTGGAGGCTCATACCTTCATCTAAAATCTATATATGAACATGATCATAACTTTTATTGACATGCTCTCAACCCAGCCAGGGAGGCAAAGATTGAAAATACCAAGATATGTTTTTGACAAACTCTGTGCCAGCTACCAAATGGTCCAAATCTCATAAtataacttttatttaaaagaaaacaaaaatactttAAGTAAATGAGCTAGGAAATGATGAACCTTTAAACTTTTTACTTCTTCAAGTAActtttgatttgtttctttgagcTCCTGAGCTTCAGCTCTCAGCTGGGTCAAAACCCTTATGGCATCATCAAGAATAGCAGGCTTGTCAGATTTGGGCGGTCTCCCAGGTTCTAAAACAGCGCTCAACTCCACAAACCTGCAAGaagaatcaaaaccaacatgtttccaatcaaaaataaataaataaaaataataaaatctacTCATCTGATCAATACAAATTAACCCaattcaacaaaaaacaaaaaacaaaagacaaaaagaaaagacagaaaaatgaGATTGGATGCATGCCTGTCATTCAATCTCTCCCTCCTCAACTTCTCACGGCAAGCCTTCGCTCCAGACCCAGGGCAAGAAGAATCGGTTCGTCCCCTGTTTCATGATCAAACCCAACAACCAAAACCCcataaaaatgttaaaaagcTTGGCACTTTCAGAACACAGAAAGCAATTACATTACTGCAGATTCacgggaaaatgaaaaaacaagaaagtacCTTTTGCGAGGGCACTCTTTTTCCGGTGAGAAAGCAGCAGGAACATCAACAGCAGAGAATTCGAATTCCCTAAATGAAGGAGTGTCATTAGGCCAAAGGAAATCGCTGGGCTGGGTCGTCTCGTCGATGTAATCAAGATACTCTATCCATTCCTCCATCAGAGAatacatgagagactgagtcCTATTCTATTAATATGATTCCAAAGACTTTTGATgcacaatttaattaattaattatttttaatataaaataaatgcgCACAAAACAAATTGAGCATGTAGTTTATtactttagtttttttttt
This window encodes:
- the LOC18790143 gene encoding WAT1-related protein At4g08300 — its product is MAQVACNDLRGIYKKFKPHLLMVLAQMGYTFLYFITEASFNHGMNPHVYITYRHIVGGVVMFPFAYVLERKDRPKLTLALFLELFVLSLLGVGLTLNMYFASLRYTSPTFLASIINTIASVTFVIAIVLRLEVLNLRNPRGLAKVLGTLVSLAGVMTMTLYKGPIVRNLWHPLIHVEGKFSIHENWLKGSILTVASCISWSIWYIMQAITLKRYPAQLSLTTWMSFIGAAQSAVFTVCIEHRRAAWTIGFNIDLWSILYAGVVCSGLIIFIQLWCTEEKGPVFVTMFNPVSTILVAVLAYFVLGERLYTGSILGAFIVILGLYLLLWGKEGDEVYIKSEESSYQTTYEEHKDNNIQKITSAKKDVLHGEP
- the LOC18790744 gene encoding transcription factor bHLH104 gives rise to the protein MYSLMEEWIEYLDYIDETTQPSDFLWPNDTPSFREFEFSAVDVPAAFSPEKECPRKRGRTDSSCPGSGAKACREKLRRERLNDRFVELSAVLEPGRPPKSDKPAILDDAIRVLTQLRAEAQELKETNQKLLEEVKSLKAEKNELREEKLVLKADKERLEQQLKGMAISPSGFVPTHPAVPAAYHPGASKMAMYPSYSLVPMWHYLPPSVRDTSRDHELRPPAA